The following nucleotide sequence is from Pseudobdellovibrionaceae bacterium.
CGAAGCTTTTTGCGCTAACTCCATGACCTCGATATTCCAGCTGCCACTAACGCTAGCTGATGGGTCCACTGAGCCCTGAATGATGTTAGGATCACCGGAAAGAACTTTGATGTCATTGAATCCGCGAGTAGAGGCCAGCGTACCAATGGAGGCATTGATCTTGGAGAGTTTCTCCTCCAGATCCGTGACCAAACCAAGACGAGTCTCAATCTTAGTCTTTTTCGCCTCTAGGTTTTTGATTGGAATGCGTTCTGCTTCCACCAATTGGTCCACCAAATTAGGTGGTAAACCAGAAGCCATTCCTCCAAACGTAATCGCCGGCACCACAGTCCTCCTGACACGGGTGAACGAGCCGTTCTTTCATTATCACCTGGAACGAAGAAAAAATATGAGTCAATAATATGGCTTAGACTAATGGGCTAAAACCCGCTACCAGTCTGGGTTTCACATGGCTTTGTCAAGAATCTGACCGGTCTTTTTTTCCTGGTTTGCGAGAACTTGCCAGAGGTCTGCCTCGGTCAGGCGGCGAATGGTCTCGCCATTAGGACCTTCAAGCAGGACAATGGAAAAATTTTCCGACTTGACCAAACGAACACGTAGAGAACTGGCCGATAATCCAGGCAGCCCTTTGATTATCTCCAGAGCCTTGGCCAACTCCTCGTCAGTCATTTGACGATGGGGATGCTCTTCCCCTCTCTCCTGACGACCATTTGGATCGCGGTCTCGACTTTCCTCCAGGACCATTTCTTTCGGTTGGTCCGTCTTGATGCGAGCATCGAGAGCAGAGATTGTTGGGAGGATAGATTTTATGTTCATACGACCCCCCTATCGGCACAACTGTGTCTCAAACTAAGGCTTTCAGGGCGATTTTGGCCCTTCGTCCCCTAACCGCTTTACTTTTGCTGCACCCAAATTAGGTACCCCAGAGGGCAAATGATCAGCCCTCTGGGTAGGTAAAGCACCGGAAAGACCAAAGGAGTCCGGTCTTTCCGCTTCTTATAGTCTCGATTATCCAATCAATTTCAGTGCGGCTGCGGGCGTCTGATTGGCCTGTGCTAACACACCAATCGAGGCGTTCAACAGGATGTTGTTGCGCGAAAGTTCCGCAGAGGATTGCGCCACATCTGTGTCCCGAATCCGCATATTTGCAGCCGAGAAGTTCTCAACCGCCACTCCCAGATTCTCAGTAGTCGAAATCAACCGGTTTTGAATGGCACCCAGATTTGCTCGGTGACCATTCACTGTTCTTTGCGCTGTTTCCAACACTTCAAGAGCCTCACGGGCACCTGCTTTGTCGGAAAATTCAAAGCCATCCACTCCAAGTTCTGAAGTCGTGGCGACCTGCGCACTGGAATCAAAGTTGATTCTGTCCTGGAAGTCATCGTTACCAATGTCCACTTGAAAGGAGAATTCTTCTCCTGAACCATCCAATAATTTAGTCGAGCCAAAGCGCGTGGACTCGGCGATACGCTGAATCTCAGCTTTGAGCTGCTGCACCTCTTTATCGATGAAACCTCTTTCTACGTCACCCACAGTATCGGATGCGGCCTGCACACCCAACTCCCGCATGCGAGTCAGGATATTGCTGATTTCACCCAATCCGCCCTCTGCCACTTGCACCATGGAAATACCATCGTTGGCATTGCGTTGAGCCTGGGTGTAGCCACGAATCGTGGACTTTAATGTTTCACTGATAGAGAGTCCGGCAGCATCGTCAGCTGCTTTTGTAATTCGGCTTCCACTCGCTAGTTGAGTGAAGCTCTTGTCCATTGCCCTCTGACTGCGCGACAGAGTGTTCTGTGCAGCAATAGAGGAGATATTAGTTGTTACCGTAAGTCCCATGACGGGCCTCCTTTTGTCACTGTGGGAATCCCTTCCCATTTCACCGGGGCTCTACCTACTGAGCACATCAGTGAAACCGGCCATTCCTTGGCCAATTGGTTGAACACGTTGGAGCAAAACCAGGTTTGCGATCTTTCTCAGACGAAGGTCCTGTCCGCAGTCACTCAGACAAGTCTTCTTGAAAGGTTTGCGACCTTAGTACTGCTACCTGCTTGCTAATCCTTTCGGCCAGGTCTGGCTGCACTTGAGTCGAGTCCAGTAGAACTAGACCTAAGGCCGATGTGAACTAGACCTTGGTCATGATGAAAGAACCCAATGCGAATTAAGGAGGACTTAAGCTCTGCGGCGTCGAGCTCGACCCAGCCCCTGGTCCAACTGGAGTATAGCCCAGTTGATTGGGCGGCAAACCGCGTCGGGATAGGGCTTTGCCGGATCTCTTTGACAGATTTGCTGACCCGGGACATAAAAAATATCCAGGGATGTTGAGGGGGGTAGAGATATGGATATCTTGAGGCGAGTCCTATATATAAGCGCGTTTTTGTCACTGATTCTGTCTGGCCACCTGGCGGGAGCGGCACCAAAGGCACTTGTGGTTCTCATCCCGGGCTTTGGCAGCAGCATTCTCCATGAAATACCACCCCATGATCTTCCACCGGAGTCCGTGTCACCTTATTTTTCTGCCACTGTGGCGGGTACCATGATCGAGGCGGGCTATGATGTTCTCGCTCTCAAAGGCATGGGAAGTGCCGCTGATTTCGCAGTTAACGGTGGGCGGGCCATCAGCCAAATTAATGAGTACATGCTTCGATACCAGGGCAACCCTCCTCCTGTTTATCTCCTTGGACACAGTATGGGAGGTCTACTGTCCCTTTATGTGACCAACGAAATTGGCTTTGAAGTCCCAATCAAAAAAATCATTCTTTTGTCCACTCCCCTCAGGGGTTCAAAAGTAGCCAATAAGATCGCCAACGGCATTATCCCCTTACGTTTGGCCGAGAAGGCGGCAGAAGCCCTGTCCGGGATAGTAGATTTGCGTGGCATTGTGCAAATGACCACTCCCAAGGTAGATGCCTTTATTGCCCAGTTGCGACTGCCGGCTGGAATCGACATCAGAGCCTTTTCCGGTGTTCAACCGCGCAACAAGTTGATTCTCCCCTCTTGGGACGCCCCTATTCAAAGCCCCCTGTACATTCCGTTCGCTAAATTGGTGGGCGAAGATTCCGACGGCGTGGTGGGACTCAGTTCCAGCTTGCCAAAAACCATGGCTATTCCCTCGATCGGTAAAAATCGTTTGATGGTCCAGAGCGAACCTTTGGTGGCAGAGCTTGACCATGAAGAGCAGCACATGGACTACCGGGTGATTGAAGATCTCTTTCAAACCGATGAGGTCGACTTTATCGACCAAAAACAACGGGAGTTCTACCAACACATGATCCGCTGTTGGGAACTCCCATCTTGTATGCCAGTGGGGAACAAGTAATTGATCCCGGATCTACCTGTCGAGGTCTTGCTTCCGACTTTTGATCATCTTTTTTAGCAGGGATTGGTCAGCTTTCTTCAAACCCTCGAACTCCAAAATGAGATGGTGGTGCCTTTCGAACTTCTCCAGCATGGAATCCAGCATTCCTTCAATGGCCCTTTGTGCCAGTCCGTGGCGGGCACCAAACTGAATCAGCGATTTGCGTTTGATGTTGTCATCCTTGCCATCCAGCTTGAGGGCCATTTTTCGATCCTTGTAGATGTAGGTACAAATGAGGTCGTAAAAGGGGGTCAGTTGCGCCCTCCCGTTACTGTGATCCCTTTGCAAACTCACGTTTTTTCCATGAAGGTCACCGTTACCGATGAGATAAGAAAAGGCATAGACTTGAATCAATGCCAATAGATCAAGCAGAGGGGCCGTCGAGTATTTCTCTAGAGCCTCGGCGATTTGCCGATAGGAGATGCGGTATTTGTCGGCGGGATAGAGATCGAGAAGCTGACAGGCGTCTTCCTGATGGAGCATCTCCATCCCTCCCTGATCAGATGGGCGGCGGTCAAACCTCTCGATGAGTAGACCAAGATTTTTATTTTTATCTTTGACCAACTTGGCCTTGTTTACTTGAAGACCACACTTTTTTGCCAACTGCAGGCAGGCCAGCTCGTTCTGTAGAAGATTGGGTTTACCCTTAGGATTGAGCTTAAGAATATAGGCCTTGTCTTTTTTAGCGATATTAAGGGGAAAGCTGATCATTGCCGCTGAGATCTTATCCTGAACTCCAGCCAGTCCCTCACTCGTACTTTGCACGACATCAACCCCGAGGCTGTCTTTAAACAGCTGATAAAAATCCACCTCCGAGAGCTTAAGCGGAGTCGGCCTTGGCGGGACCTCGCCTGTTCCCCGCACATAAACGTCACCCACGCAGCGATCACCAATAGCAGCCAGTAATGTAAAGAGATCGTCCTCTGAGGTCTTAAGACCTTTGATGAGCGCTTTAAGCCTGAGGCCTTCTGGCAAGAGACCAGCAAAAAATGGCGGGAGATTAACCCCATCATGACGATAGCTGCTTTGGCTTTTGGGCATGGCAAAACAAATACCCATGTCGTTAGGATTGGACAAAAACATCTTGTCGTAAGTGAACTCACAGCCCTTCTTTGTTCTCCGAAGTTCACCAGCCAAGTCCTTGCCTTTGAAGACCTGAAGAGTCTCGATGTCTTTGGGGGAACTCATGACTTCGTTTCCTTAGACAGAGAACTGGCAAAAACAATTTGCAGCTCAAGGCCGAGTGCGCCCATGACGGCTAAGACCTTATCGAGTTGCACTCGCGGTTTACCCGACTCCAATTGGCTGACAAAGTTCAGGCTCACACCTGCGATGTCGGCCAATTGAGTCTGGGTCAGGTGACGGGCCTTTCTCTCGTCCCGGATTGCCTTGCCCAATTGAGGTATCTCAGAAACTTGGATTCTGTGGTTCATTTTCATATGATCGTAGGAAAATATTAAAAAATCAAGGCCAAAACCATGGTATTTTGCATATTTTTACTATGATCGTGTGAATAATGTCCAAATCTACCGACAAAACAGGCACTTAAACACGCCATTCCCTCACCCATGGGAATAGCTTAAAACCTGGCCTCATTAATTGCTGATCCATAAAACCGCATGCTGCCATTATCCGGGAACAGGTCCGACTTCACTGATAACGGATTTTATGGACCAACAATCGAGCAGGCCGGTCGGATCACCTACCCTTAGAGGTTCCGCTTCCTTCATTCCTCTTGGCGCAGGTGTAGCAGTCTTTGGCCTTGAAAATTGCCTTTCCGAGAGCCCTAAGCTCAGTCTCTTTAACCTCTTCGATCGGCTTGGTTCCCGAGCACCTGTCTACATAGAGTTCGCCGCTTTCACGCCAAGAACCTCGAATCAAGTAATACTTAGAAGATACCTCTGCAAATTCGTAGCTATTCGCGTCCAACTCACGCAGGACTACTACAGGCTGCTCCCATGGATCCACTGAGCCAGATAGGTGCCGACGTTCAATGCTCCTTTTCACAACTGAATTGTGAAGTTGCTTTTCGAGATCCAAATATATCTCGATCTTGTCAAACATGATCCAATTGACCATTTTCCAAGGATAAAATGGGAACCTAAATCTCGATGCATTTAACTTTCCTGGTCTCTTTCCTTCGGTGATAGAAACATTAAATATCCTCCCGATAAAGACCGCTTCTCCAGGCGTTGCAGCAGAGCAAGGGCTAAGCCTGTAGGTTTCTGATCGATACCGATCCACGTACGATCTCCAGTAATTATCAAACGAATCCTCACTATTTGTAGAACGATACTTTTTCAAGACCACATTCAGATCATAATTTTTGTAATAAGGATATCGCTCCTCGTAAATCGGTCTACCAAGCATTTTTGTCGATCTCTTAGCATCCTTAAGCAACAGGGTTGGACTACACCGGTGAACAAAGTAGGAGCCGTCCTTCATCTTCGTTGCATGGACCAGATATGTGTCATCGGATTTCGGGAACTTGTATGAGTCCTTTACTCCCGTTCTGATCGGAATCGCATTGTATGGCCCCTGTGGGCGAGCCTCGCCCTTCCAAATCTTAGTCTCATAAAACCCAACATTCTCGTAGGCCTCATCGGGTTTAGTACTCGACTTCATCGAGGGCGAGTCCATAATAGTGACCGGAAAGCCAATCCTCCCTTGAAAAACAAGGTCGTAGTCCAGCTTCTCTTGCAGACACTTAGCATCAGCAGGCTCTCCCTGAGAAGCTAAACCTAAGACTCCAAATGCTGACAAAATTAAAAACGGATAAAGTCTTAAGAAATTCTTTGCCGCCACTATCTACTCCCAAGCATTCACTGACATCATGGTTTCACTAATCACCGACGATACCTCGGATTTTTGCATATCCAATGGGCTCTCAGCCTCATAGTGATCGCGGACGGTCTTTTCCACGATCTTCTTCAGCAACCACAACTCTTTTCTAGCTTGGTACTTCTTGCCTCTCTCCTTAAAAAAGAGATATTTATCTACTCTATGGTTCATCTGCTCTCTGATCAATCGAATTAATCTTCGGTTTCTCACCCGAAATCCCGAGTCCGGGATATGATCAATTGCCGTTAACAGCCCCTGTTGCTTAACGTCTAGGCGAAATGTTACATCTCCAGCCCTTGTAAGCTCCAAGGTATCGATCTCAAGCAGATTGGGGAAAACTAGAGATACTGGTGCAACACTTAGATCCATAGGTCTACTCCACCCACCAACAAACACTTGAAAGTTTGGCACCAGATAATTGTGAAACACCATCTCTCCTCTTCCGTTTCGCGCGACAAATTCAAACTCCGATTCCGGATAGGCCATCAGATCACCATGAGAAACTTGAATCGAGTCGACAAGAGAAAATTCTCCATCTCTACCCATGACTCCATTAACAATGACCAACTCGGGGTCGTACCAAGGCCACTTGAGGTATCTGAGCATCGCCCCATAACTAAATGGATCAATCCACATGTCTTCAAGATGTCCCCCTCCCTTTGATGCCATGATCTGAATGACATTAGGTTTTGGCTTGATCTGGTCCGGTAGATCCACTTCAAAGCCACCTGCAGATTCATCTACAAACGGGGCGCCTTCTTCGTCAGTATGAAATTTTGCTCCAAATACGTGAGCTAGCTCGTGCACCAAAGTGCCTGGAATAAACTTTCCTGTCTCTAAGCTATTTTGCAAATTTGGCGCTACCAACAGTCCCTCAAACCCGACGTTAGAAAACCCCATTTCTCCGAATCCATGACTTAATCTGAAATCGAGGTCTGAAGCTGTCTGAGAATGGTACTGCATATAGGATCTGTCAACAACACCCGCGATAAAGACATTTTTTGTGCCCCCATGATCACTTTTAATTTTCTTGGCGATCAGACTGAGCTTGCTCATGTCCCACACAAGACTATCCGCACCCTTCGCGTCCTTCCCCGCTTCCCGATAGGTTGCTCCAAAAAAGGTTACACCGTTATCCGGTATCGGAAAAATCTTCTGAATCAACTCCATTTCCTGCTCTAAAAAACTATAGGAACCGGGATGAGGAGGTAGATAACAAGACTTGCCGAGATCAATCTTCAGACATGGGTCCATCGTCAATGGGTTTAAGGCAACTATACTGTAGAGCCCGACAAGAATTGGCTTAGTTTTATGGACGATAATTTGCCGATGGCCATAATTGTTCCCTGTTCGCACTTCCTCGATAGTATAGTTTGCGACAGCACTAAACTGAATTTGGCCCCGTCCAGCTCCAAAGATTGCTGGATCAAAAACCTTTTTGTAGTGATAGGATTCCCACCCAACTTCGCCAGTGAAATCTCCCGGGGACAGTTCAACTGTATCCAAAATGGTAACACTATTGTCCTCGTGGATGTAGTCAACCCCAAAGGTCACAACCGGCTCTGGTGCTTCGGGACCCAACACCTCTGGCGATGGCATAGTGCCGTACAAATGAATGTCGGCCTCAACCGAAGCCGCTCTTCCGGCTATGAGCGAAATCGGGTAGTTTGCCTCCATATTTGCCCAGACGTGATTGCTCTGATCTTCAGGGTTGTAAGCATACTCGTCGTATGGGCCCATGCGAGGGTTTAAAACAATCTGCTTAAAAACGATACTCGATGAATCGACAGATAGGTCAAAGGAAGGGTATGGAGATCGACGCTTCACCTCAAGAACCACATTGACGTCAAATCCTTGACTTGGATCAATCACGTGATTGTTTGAATACCACAAATCCAGGGTCGTAAACAAAATGGCCACCGCTCCCTCTGGGATTCGCACCCTCTGGGGTTCCGGACCGATCTCAAAGTCATACGGGATGTCCACCGGCTGAGTCCATACCGGGCTCACAATAGTACCCAGCCCAGGATACAAAAACGATCCCTCACCATCGACAAAAACCGCCCCAACTCGACTGGACTCACTGGCCGCAAAAGGCCACGGCATATAGCCCCCATCAACTGACAATGCGATCTCATCGCCGTCACGGAGGTCAATCTGGTAGTCCCCCACCACAGAGACCTAAGATAAAGCTTGGTTGACTGAGAAGCATAGAGGTCCCAAAAGGTCGTCTCCAGGTAGGTCCCCGTAGGAACTATTGGCACCTTCACAATATCCGTGAGCAATTGAGCCCTCGCTCCCCAACTGAGCAAAGAGCCAAAGAGGACACACAACAAGAATCTGGGCCTAAACAGATTGAGCACAAATACCCCCCTCATATGAGCCAACGTACTACTGAAAGGAATTCTGGATCTGGCTTTTAAGGATAACCGATGGGCACCGAAAAAAAAAAAAAAATGAATTTTGTACTAAAAATAAACACTATTTAAATAGGGTTAAATGTGTTTTCGGGCCAGTGAAAAAAAGCAACGGGAGTTCTACCAACACATGATCCGCTGTTGGGAACTCCCGTCTTGTTTGCCAGTGGGGAACAAGTAATCCTGGGGATTACTTGTTCTTGGTTGCGCTCTGTTCTGTTTTGTTGCAAGACCAACACCTGGACGCCCTGAACAACGGAGCCCCAAGATTCCTCAATTCTTCTTTGCTCACGGATTCGATAGGTTGCGTTCCCGAACAACGGTCGATATAAAACTCGCCGTTCGCATCCCACGCCCCTCTCACTAAATAATAGCTCGAATCGACTCGTGCAAATTCATAGCTGTCCCTATCAATTCTTTTGAGCCGAAAAAATGGGTTCCGCCATGCGAGAGGTTGCTTCTTTCCCGACCCTACCTTCCATCCCCCTGGGTCAGGTCCTGGACGCAAATCCAATTTGCTCAAAAAACGACCCTCGACATCTTTGTAAAGTTCTAAATTGGAAAAATCGACACCGTCAACTAGGGACCATGGATAAAATGGATTCTGATACCTTGAGGATTGTACTCCACTAGAACTTCGCTCTTCACCAAAGTTTTTCTTTATCTCGACCATAGCTTTTCCAACAAAGACTACATCCACCTTGCTCTGTTCTGCACAAGGAGCGACAGAATAATGCGTTCTACGGTACCGTTCCACGTAGGACTTCCAATAAGAATTTATTTCTGGCCACCCATCAGTCTGGTTGTTTCGCTGTTTAAATATCAATCCCAAATCCGCCAGCTTATAGTATGGATTACGTTCCTCATAAATCGGCCTACCAAGTGTTTTGGTGATTTCCTCGACCAAACTAGCTAACTTTGTTGGACTACAACGATGAACAAAGTAGGAGCCGTCTTTCATCTTTGTTGCATAGACAAGATAGGTGTCATCGGATTTCGGGAATTTGTATGAGTTCTTTACTCCTGTTCTGATCGGAATCGCATTGTACGGCTCCTGTGGGCGAAACTCTCCCTTCCAAATCTTAGTCTCATAAAACCCAACATTCTCGTATGCCTCATCGGGTTTAGTATGCGACTTCACGAAGGGAGAGTCTATAACAGTGACCGGAAAACCAATTCGCCCCTGA
It contains:
- a CDS encoding alpha/beta fold hydrolase, with the translated sequence MDILRRVLYISAFLSLILSGHLAGAAPKALVVLIPGFGSSILHEIPPHDLPPESVSPYFSATVAGTMIEAGYDVLALKGMGSAADFAVNGGRAISQINEYMLRYQGNPPPVYLLGHSMGGLLSLYVTNEIGFEVPIKKIILLSTPLRGSKVANKIANGIIPLRLAEKAAEALSGIVDLRGIVQMTTPKVDAFIAQLRLPAGIDIRAFSGVQPRNKLILPSWDAPIQSPLYIPFAKLVGEDSDGVVGLSSSLPKTMAIPSIGKNRLMVQSEPLVAELDHEEQHMDYRVIEDLFQTDEVDFIDQKQREFYQHMIRCWELPSCMPVGNK
- a CDS encoding helix-turn-helix transcriptional regulator, translated to MNHRIQVSEIPQLGKAIRDERKARHLTQTQLADIAGVSLNFVSQLESGKPRVQLDKVLAVMGALGLELQIVFASSLSKETKS
- a CDS encoding HipA domain-containing protein, with protein sequence MSSPKDIETLQVFKGKDLAGELRRTKKGCEFTYDKMFLSNPNDMGICFAMPKSQSSYRHDGVNLPPFFAGLLPEGLRLKALIKGLKTSEDDLFTLLAAIGDRCVGDVYVRGTGEVPPRPTPLKLSEVDFYQLFKDSLGVDVVQSTSEGLAGVQDKISAAMISFPLNIAKKDKAYILKLNPKGKPNLLQNELACLQLAKKCGLQVNKAKLVKDKNKNLGLLIERFDRRPSDQGGMEMLHQEDACQLLDLYPADKYRISYRQIAEALEKYSTAPLLDLLALIQVYAFSYLIGNGDLHGKNVSLQRDHSNGRAQLTPFYDLICTYIYKDRKMALKLDGKDDNIKRKSLIQFGARHGLAQRAIEGMLDSMLEKFERHHHLILEFEGLKKADQSLLKKMIKSRKQDLDR
- a CDS encoding flagellin FliC; translated protein: MGLTVTTNISSIAAQNTLSRSQRAMDKSFTQLASGSRITKAADDAAGLSISETLKSTIRGYTQAQRNANDGISMVQVAEGGLGEISNILTRMRELGVQAASDTVGDVERGFIDKEVQQLKAEIQRIAESTRFGSTKLLDGSGEEFSFQVDIGNDDFQDRINFDSSAQVATTSELGVDGFEFSDKAGAREALEVLETAQRTVNGHRANLGAIQNRLISTTENLGVAVENFSAANMRIRDTDVAQSSAELSRNNILLNASIGVLAQANQTPAAALKLIG